A single genomic interval of Oryzias latipes chromosome 3, ASM223467v1 harbors:
- the znf408 gene encoding zinc finger protein 408 isoform X1, which produces MACPSTPSLPEIITLLSSLLPCGFAVGPSRHCGGRLGLWWVGQPLKAGSLLGREEDTTPSSHRSAPAPSKSTASQIGEVLMGTSGTPEAPPQTAVWVSFACQVQYPAQQNVAVQCACAQESGGVCTAVRLRACRDIQAGAELLIYGDPEGKSRTTGLSGGSAGLREDVVRFVHEVDPEEKENLNRQEHEEEKEKCKTPQKQQPSKRTHPLPIRRRRRRRAAAWRQDDGTHGAADPASVGLKDAPSPAPSIRSSSRLAAKPRRTHCLTARVRCTPIQPDCLPTAEGGDRSGKPAVSSETSQKAASAAPPAEDALLCHRGVRERRYSCSSCGKRFFQVGHLKKHQFSHTEEKPFSCQDCGKHYTSAESFRAHQLSHRGERPFSCSHCEKTYGLKRDLKEHMVLHTGEKPYICEQCGKAFARRPSLRVHRLLHCSRRIYPQPPKLQCPVCNKLLANSGSLRNHMKLHSGQKPHSCQHCGKTFSQKGNLECHLRIHSGVKPFSCSECNQSFSQKPDLQRHMLSHTGGGFLCSYCGKSLRDPHSLRSHERLHTGERPHRCSVCGKGYTLATKLRRHMRSSHLKEKPYTCHCGAAYTVRQSLLRHQAQHRTSAATPSGGAGAPASGCGHQKPVRGRPRKNLPNQEKAEVEEEAEVKPGSVQISSEGEGGAAGGVRHALVYVHTEHLSASAPASLLLSADGSVTTGPEPGLVEVLISESSEQCIVVQGEQTVGELLILEEDSGLCSVAQTVEINSA; this is translated from the exons ATGGCCTGTCCCAGTACCCCCTCCCTGCCTGAAATCATCACCCTTCTCTCCTCCCTGCTCCCCTGTGGCTTTGCTGTAGGGCCCTCCCGGCACTGTGGGGGCCGTCTGGGCCTGTGGTGGGTGGGCCAGCCGCTGAAGGCTGGGTCACTGCTGGGGAGGGAAGAGGACACGACCCCCTCTAGTCATCGCTCTGCCCCCGCCCCTTCCAAAAGTACAGCATCACAAATAGGGGAG GTCCTGATGGGAACCTCAGGAACTCCTGAAGCTCCGCCCCAAACGGCCGTGTGGGTCAG CTTTGCCTGTCAGGTGCAGTACCCAGCTCAGCAGAATGTGGCAGTGCAGTGCGCGTGTGCGCAGGAGTCTGGAGGTGTCTGCACGGCCGTGCGTCTGCGCGCGTGTCGCGATATCCAGGCAGGGGCGGAGCTGCTGATCTATGGAGACCCTGAGGGCAAAAGCCGGACCACAGGCCTCTCTGGGGGCTCCGCCGGACTCAGAG AAGACGTTGTGAGGTTTGTTCACGAAGTTGACCCTGAAGAAAAGGAGAATCTGAACAGGCAAGAAcatgaggaggagaaggaaaagTGTAAGACTCCTCAGAAACAACAGCCCTCAAAGAGGACTCATCCACTCCCtatcaggaggaggaggaggaggagggcggCGGCCTGGCGGCAGGACGATGGGACACACGGAGCAGCAGATCCTGCTTCTGTTGGACTCAAGGATGCTCccagccccgccccttctatCCGCTCCAGCTCCCGGCTGGCTGCTAAACCGCGACGAACCCACTGTCTCACCGCTCGGGTGAGGTGCACCCCCATCCAGCCTGACTGTTTGCCAACAGCGGAGGGGGGGGACAGGAGTGGGAAGCCAGCTGTTTCCTCAGAGACTTCCCAAAAGGCCGCCtcagcagctcctcctgctgAAGACGCGCTTCTGTGTCACAGAGGAGTCAGAGAGAGACGCTACAGCTGCTCCAGCTGCGGGAAAAGGTTCTTCCAGGTGGGTCATTTGAAGAAGCATCAGTTCAGCCACACTGAGGAGAAACCCTTCAGCTGCCAGGACTGTGGGAAACACTACACATCTGCAGAGAGCTTCAGAGCCCATCAG TTGAGTCACCGAGGGGAGCGGCCCTTCTCCTGCTCTCACTGTGAGAAGACCTACGGCCTGAAGCGGGACCTAAAGGAGCACATGGTGCTGCACACGGGAGAAAAGCCCTACATCTGTGAACAGTGTGGCAAAGCGTTTGCTCGCCGCCCCTCCCTACGAGTGCACCGGCTCCTGCACTGCAGCAGACGCATCTACCCGCAGCCCCCAAAG CTTCAGTGTCCCGTCTGCAACAAGCTGCTGGCCAACTCCGGCTCCTTGAGGAACCACATGAAGCTCCACAGCGGACAGAAGCCTCACAGCTGCCAGCACTGCGGGAAAACCTTCAGTCAGAAAG GTAACCTGGAATGTCACTTGAGGATTCACAGCGGAGTGAAGCCGTTTTCCTGTTCCGAGTGCAACCAGTCGTTCTCCCAGAAACCTGATCTCCAGCGGCACATGTTATCCCACACCGGAGGGGGGTTCCTGTGCAGTTACTGTGGGAAATCCCTACGGGACCCCCACAGTCTGAGGTCCCACGAGAGACTGCACACTGGAGAGAGACCCCATCGCTGCTCTGTGTGTGGAAAAG GCTACACTTTAGCCACCAAGCTGAGAAGACACATGAGGTCGTCCCACCTGAAGGAGAAACCGTACACCTGCCACTGCGGCGCCGCCTACACGGTGAGGCAAAGTCTGCTGAGACACCAAGCTCAGCACAGGACGTCTGCAGCGACTCCCAGTGGGGGGGCAGGGGCCCCGGCGTCAGGCTGCGGTCACCAGAAGCCGGTCAGAGGGAGGCCGAGGAAGAACCTCCCCAACCAGGAGAAAGCTGaagtggaggaggaggcggaggtGAAGCCAGGGAGTGTTCAGATCTCCTCCGAGGGGGAGGGCGGCGCTGCAGGCGGCGTCCGGCACGCCCTTGTTTACGTCCACACAGAGCACCTGTCCGCATCGGCCCCCGCCTCGCTGCTCCTCAGCGCTGACGGTTCGGTGACCACAGGGCCAGAGCCGGGACTGGTGGAGGTGCTGATATCGGAGAGCTCGGAgcagtgcattgtggtccaGGGGGAGCAGACGGTGGGGGAGCTGCTGATCCTGGAGGAGGACAGTGGCCTCTGCTCAGTGGCTCAGACGGTGGAGATAAACTCAGCCTGA
- the znf408 gene encoding zinc finger protein 408 isoform X2, protein MACPSTPSLPEIITLLSSLLPCGFAVGPSRHCGGRLGLWWVGQPLKAGSLLGREEDTTPSSHRSAPAPSKSTASQIGEVLMGTSGTPEAPPQTAVWVSFACQVQYPAQQNVAVQCACAQESGGVCTAVRLRACRDIQAGAELLIYGDPEGKSRTTGLSGGSAGLRDVVRFVHEVDPEEKENLNRQEHEEEKEKCKTPQKQQPSKRTHPLPIRRRRRRRAAAWRQDDGTHGAADPASVGLKDAPSPAPSIRSSSRLAAKPRRTHCLTARVRCTPIQPDCLPTAEGGDRSGKPAVSSETSQKAASAAPPAEDALLCHRGVRERRYSCSSCGKRFFQVGHLKKHQFSHTEEKPFSCQDCGKHYTSAESFRAHQLSHRGERPFSCSHCEKTYGLKRDLKEHMVLHTGEKPYICEQCGKAFARRPSLRVHRLLHCSRRIYPQPPKLQCPVCNKLLANSGSLRNHMKLHSGQKPHSCQHCGKTFSQKGNLECHLRIHSGVKPFSCSECNQSFSQKPDLQRHMLSHTGGGFLCSYCGKSLRDPHSLRSHERLHTGERPHRCSVCGKGYTLATKLRRHMRSSHLKEKPYTCHCGAAYTVRQSLLRHQAQHRTSAATPSGGAGAPASGCGHQKPVRGRPRKNLPNQEKAEVEEEAEVKPGSVQISSEGEGGAAGGVRHALVYVHTEHLSASAPASLLLSADGSVTTGPEPGLVEVLISESSEQCIVVQGEQTVGELLILEEDSGLCSVAQTVEINSA, encoded by the exons ATGGCCTGTCCCAGTACCCCCTCCCTGCCTGAAATCATCACCCTTCTCTCCTCCCTGCTCCCCTGTGGCTTTGCTGTAGGGCCCTCCCGGCACTGTGGGGGCCGTCTGGGCCTGTGGTGGGTGGGCCAGCCGCTGAAGGCTGGGTCACTGCTGGGGAGGGAAGAGGACACGACCCCCTCTAGTCATCGCTCTGCCCCCGCCCCTTCCAAAAGTACAGCATCACAAATAGGGGAG GTCCTGATGGGAACCTCAGGAACTCCTGAAGCTCCGCCCCAAACGGCCGTGTGGGTCAG CTTTGCCTGTCAGGTGCAGTACCCAGCTCAGCAGAATGTGGCAGTGCAGTGCGCGTGTGCGCAGGAGTCTGGAGGTGTCTGCACGGCCGTGCGTCTGCGCGCGTGTCGCGATATCCAGGCAGGGGCGGAGCTGCTGATCTATGGAGACCCTGAGGGCAAAAGCCGGACCACAGGCCTCTCTGGGGGCTCCGCCGGACTCAGAG ACGTTGTGAGGTTTGTTCACGAAGTTGACCCTGAAGAAAAGGAGAATCTGAACAGGCAAGAAcatgaggaggagaaggaaaagTGTAAGACTCCTCAGAAACAACAGCCCTCAAAGAGGACTCATCCACTCCCtatcaggaggaggaggaggaggagggcggCGGCCTGGCGGCAGGACGATGGGACACACGGAGCAGCAGATCCTGCTTCTGTTGGACTCAAGGATGCTCccagccccgccccttctatCCGCTCCAGCTCCCGGCTGGCTGCTAAACCGCGACGAACCCACTGTCTCACCGCTCGGGTGAGGTGCACCCCCATCCAGCCTGACTGTTTGCCAACAGCGGAGGGGGGGGACAGGAGTGGGAAGCCAGCTGTTTCCTCAGAGACTTCCCAAAAGGCCGCCtcagcagctcctcctgctgAAGACGCGCTTCTGTGTCACAGAGGAGTCAGAGAGAGACGCTACAGCTGCTCCAGCTGCGGGAAAAGGTTCTTCCAGGTGGGTCATTTGAAGAAGCATCAGTTCAGCCACACTGAGGAGAAACCCTTCAGCTGCCAGGACTGTGGGAAACACTACACATCTGCAGAGAGCTTCAGAGCCCATCAG TTGAGTCACCGAGGGGAGCGGCCCTTCTCCTGCTCTCACTGTGAGAAGACCTACGGCCTGAAGCGGGACCTAAAGGAGCACATGGTGCTGCACACGGGAGAAAAGCCCTACATCTGTGAACAGTGTGGCAAAGCGTTTGCTCGCCGCCCCTCCCTACGAGTGCACCGGCTCCTGCACTGCAGCAGACGCATCTACCCGCAGCCCCCAAAG CTTCAGTGTCCCGTCTGCAACAAGCTGCTGGCCAACTCCGGCTCCTTGAGGAACCACATGAAGCTCCACAGCGGACAGAAGCCTCACAGCTGCCAGCACTGCGGGAAAACCTTCAGTCAGAAAG GTAACCTGGAATGTCACTTGAGGATTCACAGCGGAGTGAAGCCGTTTTCCTGTTCCGAGTGCAACCAGTCGTTCTCCCAGAAACCTGATCTCCAGCGGCACATGTTATCCCACACCGGAGGGGGGTTCCTGTGCAGTTACTGTGGGAAATCCCTACGGGACCCCCACAGTCTGAGGTCCCACGAGAGACTGCACACTGGAGAGAGACCCCATCGCTGCTCTGTGTGTGGAAAAG GCTACACTTTAGCCACCAAGCTGAGAAGACACATGAGGTCGTCCCACCTGAAGGAGAAACCGTACACCTGCCACTGCGGCGCCGCCTACACGGTGAGGCAAAGTCTGCTGAGACACCAAGCTCAGCACAGGACGTCTGCAGCGACTCCCAGTGGGGGGGCAGGGGCCCCGGCGTCAGGCTGCGGTCACCAGAAGCCGGTCAGAGGGAGGCCGAGGAAGAACCTCCCCAACCAGGAGAAAGCTGaagtggaggaggaggcggaggtGAAGCCAGGGAGTGTTCAGATCTCCTCCGAGGGGGAGGGCGGCGCTGCAGGCGGCGTCCGGCACGCCCTTGTTTACGTCCACACAGAGCACCTGTCCGCATCGGCCCCCGCCTCGCTGCTCCTCAGCGCTGACGGTTCGGTGACCACAGGGCCAGAGCCGGGACTGGTGGAGGTGCTGATATCGGAGAGCTCGGAgcagtgcattgtggtccaGGGGGAGCAGACGGTGGGGGAGCTGCTGATCCTGGAGGAGGACAGTGGCCTCTGCTCAGTGGCTCAGACGGTGGAGATAAACTCAGCCTGA